ACCACGACCGCCCCCCGGCCGGAGCCGGAGGGCGGTGCGGTGGACGCGGGACGTCCGGGGTGACGAGGTGGTCAGCTGACCTGCCAGGTGTCCTTCCCGGCGATCAGGTCCTGCAGGGCGCTGTCGGGCACCCCGCCGGACTGGGCCAGGGCGACCTGCTCGCGGGTCAGGTCGTCGTAGGACGGGCGCTCGACGTCGCGGAATATGCCGATCGGGGAGCGCTGCAGGACCCCGGCGTCGGTCAGCCGCGAGAGGCCGAAGGCGTAGGACGGGTCCTTGCGGTGCGCGTCGTGGACGACCAGGGCCTCGACGCCGACCTCGGCCACCTCGCGGATCGACAGGTCGCCGGTGGCGGGGTCGCGGACCACACCCAGACGTCCTCCCGCCCCGAAGACGATCGGCTCGCCGTGGCGCAGCGGGATGATCGACTCGACCGCGGAGTCCTTGTCCTTGAGGGCGTCGAAGGCGCCGTCGTTGAAGACGGGGCAGTTCTGGTAGATCTCCACGAACGACGAGCCGCGGTGCTGGGCGGCGGCCTTGAGCACCTCGCTGAGGTGCTGGCGGTCGGAGTCCACAGTGCGGGCCACGAAGGACGCCTCCGCGCCCAGGGCCAGCGAGATCGGGTTGAACGGGGAGTCCACCGAGCCCATCGGCGTCGACTTCGTCACCTTGCCCACCTCGGAGGTGGGGGAGTACTGGCCCTTGGTCAGCCCGTAGATCCGGTTGTTGAACAGCAGGATCGTGAAGTTGACGTTGCGGCGCAGCGCGTGGATCAGGTGGTTGCCGCCGATGGACAGCGCGTCGCCGTCACCGGTCACCACCCACACGCCCACGTCGGGACGGGCGGTGGCCACCCCGGTGGCGATCGCCGGGGCGCGCCCGTGGATGGAGTGCATCCCGTAGGAGTCCACGTAGTAGGGGAACCGCGAGGAGCAGCCGATGCCGGAGACGATGACGGTGTTCTCCCGCTTGATGCCCAGCTCGGGCATGAAGCCCTGGAAGGCGGCCAGCACGGCGTAGTCGCCGCAGCCGGGGCACCAGCGCACCTCCTGGTCGCTGGTGAAGTCCTTGCGGGTCAGCGGCTCGATGCTGAGCGGGACGCCGGCCAGACCCTTGTAGGTCGGGCGGGTGCCGGGGTCGGTGGTGGTCATCGCTGTGCCTCCTCGTCGCTGGTCGTGCTGGGTGCGGCTCCCGCGTGGCCGGAGGACCGGCCGGCGACGCGCACGGGCTGGCTCTGCTGGCTGGAGTCGAGGTCGAACTGCTGGTCGCCCAGGAAGTTGCGGACCTCGTCGGTGCCGAGCGCGGCGATCTCGGCGGCGATCTCGTCCGCGCTGCGCCCCTCGACCTCGTCGACCACGGTGATCAGGTCCACCGCGAGCTCGGACAGCGAGATCGGCAGCCCCCGGACCCGGGAGTAGGACTCGACGTCGACCAGGTAGCGGGCCCGCAGCATCATGGCCAGCTGGCCCAGGTTCATCTCCGGCACGACCACCCGCTCGTAGCGGTGCAGCACGTCCCCGAGGTTGGCCGGGAACGGGTTGAGGTGACGCAGGTGCGTCTGGGCCACCCGGTGGCCCTCCTTGCGGACCCGGCGGACGGCCGCGGTGATCGGGCCGTAGGTGGAGCCCCAGCCCAGCACCAGCACCTTCGCGCCGTCGCCGTCCTCGGCCCCGGGGTCGTCGACCACCAGGTCGGGGATGTCGGCCACGACGCCGGCGACCTTGGCCTGGCGGGTGCGGACCATCTCGTCGTGGTTGGCGCCGTCGTAGGAGATGTTGCCGGTGTCCCGGGCCTTCTCCAGGCCGCCGATGCGGTGCTCCAGACCGGGGGTGCCGGGGACCGCCCACGGCCGGGCCAGCGTGGTCTCGTCGCGCAGGTAGGGGTGGAAGGCCGGGTTGCCCTTGGCGTCGGTGGCGTTGGGCTCGGTGGCGAAGCCGGGGTCGATCGGCTCGATCGCGGAGAGGTCGGGGACCAGCCACGGCTCGGCGCCGTTGGCCAGGTAGCCGTCGCTCAGCATCACCACCGGGGTCCGGTAGCGGACCGCGATCCGGACGGCCTCGATGGCGGTCTCGAAGCAGTCCGCGGGGGACTGGGCGGCCAGCACCGGGACCGGGGCCTCGCCGTTGCGCCCGTACATCACCTGCAGCAGGTCGGCCTGCTCGGTCTTGGTCGGCATGCCGGTGCTGGGGCCGGCGCGCTGGACGTCCACCACTACCAGGGGCAGCTCGGTCATCACGGCCAGGCCGATGGTCTCGGCCTTCAGCGCGATGCCGGGACCCGAGGAGGCGGTGACGCCCAGGTGCCCGGCGAAGGAGGCGCCCAGGGCCGCCCCGACGGCGGCGATCTCGTCCTCGGCCTGGAAGGTGGTCACGCCGTGGCGCTTGTGCCTGCTCAGCTCGTGCAGGACGTCCGAGGCCGGGGTGATCGGGTAGGCGCCCATGAACATCGGCAGCCCGGCCTTGCTCGCGCCGGTGATCAGCCCGTAGGCGGTGGCCAGGTTGCCCGAGATCTGGCGGTAGCGGCCCGAGCGCATCGGGGCCGGGGCCACCTCGTAGCGGACGGCGAAGGTCTCGGTGGTCTCGCCGAAGGCGTGGCCGGCCTTGAAGGCGGTGATGTTGGCGTCACGGATGTCGGGCTTCTTGGCGAACTTCTCGGCCAGGAAGGCCAGCGTGCCCTCGGTGGGGCGGTGGTAGAGCCAGGACACCATGCCCAGGGCGAACATGTTCTTCGCGCGCGAGGCGTCCTTGCGGCTGAGGCCGAACTCCTTCACCGCGGCGACCGTCATGCCGGTCAGGTCCAGCGAGTGGACCTGGAAGTCGGCCAGGCTGTCGTCCGACAGCGGGTCGGCCTCGTAGCCCACCTTGGTCAGGTTCCGCTTGGTGAACTCCGCCCGGTCGGCGATGATCACCGCGCCCTTGGGCAGGTCGGCCATGTTGGCCTTGAGCGCCGCCGGGTTCATCGCCACCAGCACGTCGGGACGGTCGCCGGGGGTCATGATGTCGTAGTTGGCGAAGTGGACCTGGAAGCTGGAGACGCCGGGCAGGGTGCCCTGCGGGGCGCGGATCTCGGCCGGGAAGTTCGGCAGCGTCGAGATGTCGTTGCCGAAGACGGCCGAGTCCGCGGTGAAGCGGTCTCCGGTGAGCTGCATGCCGTCGCCGGAGTCGCCGGCGAATCGGATGACAACACGGTCGAGTGTGTGGACGGCTGGCACCTGGAACTTGCCCCTCTGAGTCGGTTCTGGCCCTGCCGCGTGTGCGTCCGAGGCCTATTGGAGTCTACGCGCCTTGCGTAATTCATCCGCACGGCGTCCACCCGCTCAGACGGGCCTCGCGGGCGGCTGCGACGACCTGCCCGCCGCGCCTGGCCGGTGCGGACGGGCTCTCGCGTATCCTGAGCCGCAGCCCGCGCGAGCTCAGGTGGCCCGTGCGCGGCGTCCAGGCCGCCGACCGTCCCGCCCGGGACGCCGTCGGAGGGCCGGACCGCACCACGTCGGGGGTCCGCTCCCGACCCGATCGAGGAGCTCGCGTTGTCCCCTGTCCGTCTGCCCCCGGCCCAGCCGGTGTCGCGGACGGCTCCGGCGCGCGCCGAGCATGCCACGGTCGCTGCCCTCCGCACGACCCGGACGGCGCTGCTGGACGCCTGGCGCGTCGCGGCGGTGCGCCGCGGGATGCTGGGTGTGGCGTTGCTCACCCTCGGCTCCCTGACGCCGGGATACCTGCCCGAGGCCAACCCGGTGCAGGGGGTCCCCGGGGTGGGGTTCCTGCAGACCCCGGTGGGCACCGCCCTCGGCTCCGCGCTGCTGATGCTGGGCGTGGGCCTGCTGCTGGACGCCTGGTTCGCCACCCGCCCCTCCCGGGAGCCCGGGCTCAGCCACCCCGCGGTGGTGGCCATCTGGAGCGTGCCGTTCCTGCTGGTGCCGCCGGTCTTCAGCGCCGACGCCTACGCCTACGCCGCCGAGGGCTGGCTGATCCACAACGGGCTCAACCCCTACGAGGTGGGGGTCGGTGCGCTGCCCGGCCTCTTCGCCGAGCAGACGGTGATGGTCTGGCGCTGGACGCCGGCGCCCTACGGCCCGCTGGACCTGCAGCTCAACCACCTGGTGGTCGACCTCTTCGCCCACCACCCGTACTGGTCCGTGGTGGGGATGCGGGTCCCGGTCCTGCTCGCGGTCGCCGTGATGCTCTACCTGCTGCCCAAGATCGCCCGTCGGGTCGGCGTCGACCCGCAGCTGGCGCTCTGGCTCGGTCTGGTGAACCCGCTGGTGCTGGTGCACCTGGTCGGCGGGGCCCACAACGACGCGCTGATGATGGCCCTGGTGGTGGCCGCCCTGTGGTTGGCCCTGCAGGGGCGGCTGGTGGTCGCGGTCGCGCTGGTGGCCGCCGCCGCGGCGATCAAGCTGCCGGCGATCTTCGCGGTGCTGGCCGTCGCCGTCCTGGCCGACCCGGTGCTGACCCGCAGCAGCTCGCTGTCGCTGGCCCGGCTCCGACCGGGGACGGCGATGGTCGACGTCCGGGAGCGCACCCTGCGGGTGGTCCGCCGGGGTCTGGGCGCCAGCCTGCTGGTGATCGCGATCTTCCTGCTCATCAACCTGGCGACCGGTCTGGGCTTCGGCTGGATCGCGGGGATGAACGTCCCCGGCATGGTGGCCACGATGTCGCCCTCGACGTTGCTCGGAGAGGCGTTCTCCCAGCTCTTCTACGCCCTCGGCCTCTACGACCTGTCCTGGACGTCGGTCCGCGTCGTCCGGACCGCGTTCATGGTGGCCTGCGTCGGCCTGATCGGCTGGCTGGCCCTGACCGTGGCCCACCGCCGCCCGGTCACCTCGCTGGCCTGGTCGCTGCTCGCCGTGGCCCTCTGCGGCCCGGCCCTGCACGGCTGGTACCTCTCCTGGGCCGGGGTGCTGCTGGGTCTCACCAGCCCCAGCCGGCGGATGCTGCGGGCGGCGGTGTGGGCCTCGGCCGGGCTGCTCGGCTACATCGCGATGAACCTGGCCTGGAAGAACGAGGCGACCGTGATCGGGGTCGTCGCGCTGGGGCTGATCGCCTGGCGCGTCTGGCTGTTCGACAAGACGTCCTCGCACGAGCTCGGCGGGGTCCCCGGTGAGCCGGCGGGCTGGCGTCTGCTGGTGCCGCGGTACGCGGTGCTGCGGGCCCTGCTGGTGCCCGGCCCGGCGCGTCCGACGTCCCTCAGCCGCTGACCCCGGCGCCCTCGCGCCCGCTGCGGCGCAGCCACCACAGCCCCAGCACGGGGAGCAGGACGGGGACGAAGCCGTAGCCCTGACCGAAGCGCGACCACACGGTCGCCTCCGGGAACAGCGCGGGGAGCACCAGGCTCAGCGCCCCCACGACCAGCACCCCCACCAGCTCCAGGGTGCAGGAGAGCGCAGCCAGCCGGCGCGACCCGCGGTCGCCGCGGACCAGGCAGACGGTGGCCAGGACGTAGACCAGGGCAGCCAGCCCGGAGAGGGTGAAGGCGAGCGGGGCGACCTCGAAGCGGTCCACCACCTGCACCACGGTGCGCGACGTGGCGGCGAGGGCGAAGACGGCGTACACGGCGATCAGCACGCGGCCGAGGCCGCTGCGGGTCCGCTCGGCGAGGGTGACGGGCTCAGCCACCGCTGCCCCAGACCTGGTGCGTGCGCAGGATGATGGCCGGCACCGTGAGGCAGGCCACCACCAGCACGCCGGCGCCGGCGCGGGTGCGGTCGACCAGTGCCCAGAAGACACCGGCCGGCAGGATCAGCAGCACCCCGACCAGGTAGACCGCGAAGCTGAGCAGGGGCACCCCGGGGTTCGAGCCGACCAGCACGAAGCCGGTCACCGCCTGGGCCAGCAGCCCCAGCTCCACCAGCGCCAGCAGGCCGAGCAGCACCCGGTCGGCCGGGGCGTCCAGCCGGAGCGGGGTGCGTCGCAGGATCTTCACCACGGCCCACACCGTCGCGGCCAGGCAGAGCGCGGTCAGCGCCAGCGACAACCCCAGGACCATGGCGCAGACCCTACCCAGCGGCCCCGAGGGCGGGGACGGACGCTGCCCGGGCGCCGGCGTGCCGACGGCTCACCCGCCCGGCGGCGCCACCGGCGGCGTGACCTGGCACCTCCGGGCCCCGGCTCACTGCACCGGCTGGGCCAGTGCCTCGTCGACGGCGCGGGCGGTGCCCCCGGTGAAGGGGTCCCCGTGCCCCGGCAGCAGCACGTCGGCCTCGAGCGCGCGGATCCTGCCCAGGCTCTCCCGGGCGGTGCTGACCGACGCGGTGGCCGCGCGGGCCACCAGCTGGGGTCCGCGCCGGGCGGTGTAGGGGTCGGTGGTGACCAGCGCGTCCCCGGTCAGCAGCACCGAGCGCTCGGGCAGGTGCAGCACGCAGTGCCCGTCGGTGTGCCCGGGGGTGTGGTGGACGACCGGGCGACCGGGCACCTCCAGCACCTCCCGGTCGGCGATCGGGCGGGTGTGGTGCAGCGGTGGCACCCGCAGCGCGCCGCCGGCCACCATCGAGGTCAGCCCCGGCAGCGCCCGCGGGTGCTGGACCAGGTACGGCGGTCGGGCCCGTTCGTGGCGGTACCGGTAGGGGTGGGCGGCCAGCCAGGCGTCCTCCGGGTGCAGGTGCACCACGACGCCCTTCTCGCGGCGGAGCCGCTCGGCGATCCCGATGTGGTCGAAGTGGGCGTGGGTCAGCACCACCGCCCGCAGGTCCTGGAACCGGCGTCCCAGGGAGGCCAGCGCGGCGGGGAGGGCCTTCCAGGTGGCGGGCAGCCCGGCGTCGACCAGGGTCACCTCGTCCCCGTCGACCACGAGGTAGCAGCTGACGTGGTGGGTGGCCAGTCGGTGCACCCCGTCGGCCACCTCGGTCACCGGTGCCCGGTCGCGTGCCATGTCGTCTCCTCCGTCGGTCCTGGTCGCTGCTTACCCAGGTGCGTGAGCGGCACCCCCGTCGGTCCCGGGGGCGAACAGGGCCTCCACCTCGGCGGGGTCGACCGAGGACAGGTCGGGGTGCTGCCAGCGCGGGGCCCGGTCCTTGTCGACCAGCTGGGCGCGGACGCCCTCGGCGAAGTCGGGGTGGCTGGCCATCGGCACGGCCAGCCGGCGGTCCTGGTCCAGCACCTGCTGCAGGGACGTCATCCGCTCCGCCCGGCGGAGCGCGGCCAGGGTGACCGCGACCGCCCACGGGCTGCGGGAGGCCACCTCCTCGGCCAGCCGGTGGGCCAGCGGGTGGTCCGCGGCCCGGAGACGCTGCAGCACCAGGGCCGGGTCGTCGCCGGCGACCAGGGGCTCCAGCGCCGCCGCGGCGTCCAGCCAGGGGCTCCGGACGTCCTCGGCACCCAGGCCGGCGGTGCCCAGGTCGTCCCCCTCGGCGGCCCGGTCGAGCAGCTCCTCGCGCTCGGCGCTGCCCACCAGCTGGTCGGCCAGGCCGAGGGCGACGGCGTCGGCACCACCGACCGGGGTCCCGGAGAGGGCCAGCGCCGTCCCGGTACCTCCGGGGCAGCGCGACAGCCACCACAGCGCGCCGACGTCGGGGAAGAAGCCGATGACCGTCTCGGGCATGGCCAGTCTGGTGCGCTCGGTGACCAGGCGCCGCTGGGCGTGCACCGAGACGCCGACGCCGCCGCCCATCACCACGCCGTCCATCCAGGCCACCACCGGCACCGGGGAGGCGGCCACGGCGGCGTCCATCGCGTACTCGCGCTCGAAGAACTCCGCCCCCGAGGCGTCCCCGGCCAGCGCGGCCTCGCGGACGGCGCGGACGTCCCCGCCGGCGCAGAGCCCGCGCTCACCGGCCCCGTCCAGCCAGATCGCGTCCACGCCCGCGGTGGCGAGGCGCTCCAGCTCCTCGGCCACGGCGACGACCATCGGGGTGGTGAGCGCGTTGATGGCCCGCGGACGGTTCAGCCGGACCAGGCCCAGCCGGCCGCGGCGACCGACCAGCACGTCGGGGGTGCTGGCGGAGGGGGTCAGCTCGTCGGACATGTCGGCAACCTACCCAGCCGACCGCGTGCCGGTGCGGGGCCGGATGCGCCCGGACGCGTCTCAGCGTGCGTAGTCGACCAGGACGGGGGAGTGGTCGCTCATCCTCGCCTGGTAGGACGGCTCACGGTCGGTGCCCCCGCGCAGCGCGCGGGCGGCCAGGCCGGGGGAGGCCAGCTGGTAGTCGATCCGCCACCCGGTGTCGTTGGCGAAGGCCTGCCCCCGCCAGGTCCACCACGAGTAGGGCCCGCTCTCGCCGGGGTGCAGCGAGCGCACCACGTCGACCAGCCGCCGGGGGGACAGCAGCGAGCCGAACCACTCCCGCTCCTCGGGCAGGAAGCCCGGGCTGCGCCGGTTGGTCCGCCAGCTCGCCAGGTCCAGCTCGGTGTGCGCGATGTTGAAGTCGCCCATCACCACGAACTCGCGTCCGGCGCGGGCCGCAGCCAGTCGGGAACCGGTCAGCTGGCGGGCCAGGGAGGCCATGAACCGCAGCTTGCGCCGCTGGCGGGCCTCGGCGCGTGGGCCGTCGGCGGCTCGGTCGCCCTTGGGCAGGTAGAGCGAGGCGACGGTCAGGCCCGCGTCGTCCAGGTCCACCTCGAGGTAGCGGCCCTCGTCGGCGAAGGCGACGTTGCCGATCCCGGTGCGGACCGCGCTCGGACGCTCCCGCGAGAGCACCGCGACCCCGTTCCGCCCGGCCCGGGAGCCGGCGTCCAGGCTGAGGTGCCAGCCGGGCAGCGGGGGCACCAGCTCGGGGGCGCAGCGCACCTCCTGCAGGGCCACCACGTCGGGGGCGCGGTCGGTCAGCCAGTCGCCCAGACCCCGACGCACCGCCGCCCGGACGCCGTTGACGTTGGCACTGGCCACCCGCAGCACCGACCCGGTGGCCGGGGGCGGGGGAGGCACCTGGCTCAGCGGTAGTTCACGAACTGGACGGCGAACTCGTACTCCTGGGCCTGGATCAGCCGCTGCACCGACTGCAGGTCGTCGCGGGACTTGCTGCTGACCCGCAGCTCGTCGCCCTGCACCTGGGACTTGACGCCCTTGGGGCCCTCGTCGCGCAGCAGCTTGGTGATCTTCTTCGCGTTCTCCTGGCTGATGCCCTCGACGGTCTCGGCGGTGATCTTCCACAGCTTGCCCGACGGGCGGGGGTCGCCGGCCTCCAGCGCCTTCAGGTCCACCTTGCGCCGGGCGAGCTTGGAGCGGAAGACGTCGAGCACGGCCTTGACCCGCTCCTCGCTCACCGCCTGCATCTCCACGGCCTCCCCGGACCAGGCGATCTTCGCGTCGGTGCCCTTGAAGTCGAAGCGCTGGGCCACCTCCTTGGCGGCCTGGTTGAGGGCGTTGTCCACCTCCTGGCGGTCCACCTTGCTGACCACGTCGAACGAGCTCTCCGATGCCATCCCGGCCTCCTGTCGCTGCCCGCCCGGTGCTCCCGGCGGGGTCCGTCCCTGCTGCTGCCATCGTGACGCGCTGCCCGCCCGGAGGCCAAACGCCGCGGAGCCGGGTACCGATTGGTCAGCGGGGTGCTTCCCGGGGTAACGTTCCTCACCGCCGAGCGATCGGCACGGCAGGTTGCCCGAGCGGCCAAAGGGAGCGGTCTGTAAAACCGTCGGCTCAGCCTACGTTGGTTCGAATCCAACACCTGCCACGCACCTCGTCCGAGGCGGTCTGACGCACCGCCGGAGGCTCCGGGTGGGCTCCACCAGCCAGTTTGGTGAGTCCGACCGGAGTGTGTAGTCTTACGCGTCGGCTGGCCCCCATAGCTCAGTTGGCAGAGCGTCTCCATGGTAAGGAGAAGGTCTGCGGTTCGATTCCGCATGGGGGCCCTGTAACCGGTGGGCCTCGTGCCCGCCGGTCGCGGCGGGGTAGCTCAGTTGGTGAGAGCGCACGACTCATAATCGTGAGGTCGCGGGTTCGAATCCCGCTCCCGCTACCGCCCGCCGCACCGCAGCACAGACCACGACGTCGCCACCCGGCGGCGGGAACAGAGGAATCATGGCCAAGGCATCTGACGTACGGCCCAAGATCACCCTTGCCTGCACCGAGTGCAAGGACCGGAACTACATCACCAAGAAGAACCGGCGCAACGACCCGGATCGTCTCGAGCTGAAGAAGTTCTGCCCCAAGTGCCACACGCACACGCCGCACCGCGAGACCCGCTGACCGTGCCGGCTGCGTCCTGAGCGACGCGCGACGAGCCGCTGCCCCCGCCGGGGCGGCGGCTCTCGTCGTCCCCGGGCCCGTCCGGCCCGGTCCCTTCGCCTGCCGGCCAGCGGCCCCCCGCGGGCCCCGGAACCGTCCGACCCGGCCCCTAGACTCCCTCGCATGCCGATCTCCACCGAGCACGTCGGGCGCAGCTACCCGGCGACCGAGCGCTACGTCGTGAGCAGGGCCAAGGTCCGCGAGCTGGCCACCGCCCTGGGCGACGACTCCGAGGCCTTCCGCGGAGCCGCCC
The sequence above is a segment of the Auraticoccus monumenti genome. Coding sequences within it:
- a CDS encoding 2-oxoacid:ferredoxin oxidoreductase subunit beta; the encoded protein is MTTTDPGTRPTYKGLAGVPLSIEPLTRKDFTSDQEVRWCPGCGDYAVLAAFQGFMPELGIKRENTVIVSGIGCSSRFPYYVDSYGMHSIHGRAPAIATGVATARPDVGVWVVTGDGDALSIGGNHLIHALRRNVNFTILLFNNRIYGLTKGQYSPTSEVGKVTKSTPMGSVDSPFNPISLALGAEASFVARTVDSDRQHLSEVLKAAAQHRGSSFVEIYQNCPVFNDGAFDALKDKDSAVESIIPLRHGEPIVFGAGGRLGVVRDPATGDLSIREVAEVGVEALVVHDAHRKDPSYAFGLSRLTDAGVLQRSPIGIFRDVERPSYDDLTREQVALAQSGGVPDSALQDLIAGKDTWQVS
- a CDS encoding 2-oxoacid:acceptor oxidoreductase subunit alpha, whose protein sequence is MPAVHTLDRVVIRFAGDSGDGMQLTGDRFTADSAVFGNDISTLPNFPAEIRAPQGTLPGVSSFQVHFANYDIMTPGDRPDVLVAMNPAALKANMADLPKGAVIIADRAEFTKRNLTKVGYEADPLSDDSLADFQVHSLDLTGMTVAAVKEFGLSRKDASRAKNMFALGMVSWLYHRPTEGTLAFLAEKFAKKPDIRDANITAFKAGHAFGETTETFAVRYEVAPAPMRSGRYRQISGNLATAYGLITGASKAGLPMFMGAYPITPASDVLHELSRHKRHGVTTFQAEDEIAAVGAALGASFAGHLGVTASSGPGIALKAETIGLAVMTELPLVVVDVQRAGPSTGMPTKTEQADLLQVMYGRNGEAPVPVLAAQSPADCFETAIEAVRIAVRYRTPVVMLSDGYLANGAEPWLVPDLSAIEPIDPGFATEPNATDAKGNPAFHPYLRDETTLARPWAVPGTPGLEHRIGGLEKARDTGNISYDGANHDEMVRTRQAKVAGVVADIPDLVVDDPGAEDGDGAKVLVLGWGSTYGPITAAVRRVRKEGHRVAQTHLRHLNPFPANLGDVLHRYERVVVPEMNLGQLAMMLRARYLVDVESYSRVRGLPISLSELAVDLITVVDEVEGRSADEIAAEIAALGTDEVRNFLGDQQFDLDSSQQSQPVRVAGRSSGHAGAAPSTTSDEEAQR
- the mptB gene encoding polyprenol phosphomannose-dependent alpha 1,6 mannosyltransferase MptB; its protein translation is MSPVRLPPAQPVSRTAPARAEHATVAALRTTRTALLDAWRVAAVRRGMLGVALLTLGSLTPGYLPEANPVQGVPGVGFLQTPVGTALGSALLMLGVGLLLDAWFATRPSREPGLSHPAVVAIWSVPFLLVPPVFSADAYAYAAEGWLIHNGLNPYEVGVGALPGLFAEQTVMVWRWTPAPYGPLDLQLNHLVVDLFAHHPYWSVVGMRVPVLLAVAVMLYLLPKIARRVGVDPQLALWLGLVNPLVLVHLVGGAHNDALMMALVVAALWLALQGRLVVAVALVAAAAAIKLPAIFAVLAVAVLADPVLTRSSSLSLARLRPGTAMVDVRERTLRVVRRGLGASLLVIAIFLLINLATGLGFGWIAGMNVPGMVATMSPSTLLGEAFSQLFYALGLYDLSWTSVRVVRTAFMVACVGLIGWLALTVAHRRPVTSLAWSLLAVALCGPALHGWYLSWAGVLLGLTSPSRRMLRAAVWASAGLLGYIAMNLAWKNEATVIGVVALGLIAWRVWLFDKTSSHELGGVPGEPAGWRLLVPRYAVLRALLVPGPARPTSLSR
- a CDS encoding MBL fold metallo-hydrolase, with protein sequence MARDRAPVTEVADGVHRLATHHVSCYLVVDGDEVTLVDAGLPATWKALPAALASLGRRFQDLRAVVLTHAHFDHIGIAERLRREKGVVVHLHPEDAWLAAHPYRYRHERARPPYLVQHPRALPGLTSMVAGGALRVPPLHHTRPIADREVLEVPGRPVVHHTPGHTDGHCVLHLPERSVLLTGDALVTTDPYTARRGPQLVARAATASVSTARESLGRIRALEADVLLPGHGDPFTGGTARAVDEALAQPVQ
- a CDS encoding enoyl-CoA hydratase/isomerase family protein; translated protein: MSDELTPSASTPDVLVGRRGRLGLVRLNRPRAINALTTPMVVAVAEELERLATAGVDAIWLDGAGERGLCAGGDVRAVREAALAGDASGAEFFEREYAMDAAVAASPVPVVAWMDGVVMGGGVGVSVHAQRRLVTERTRLAMPETVIGFFPDVGALWWLSRCPGGTGTALALSGTPVGGADAVALGLADQLVGSAEREELLDRAAEGDDLGTAGLGAEDVRSPWLDAAAALEPLVAGDDPALVLQRLRAADHPLAHRLAEEVASRSPWAVAVTLAALRRAERMTSLQQVLDQDRRLAVPMASHPDFAEGVRAQLVDKDRAPRWQHPDLSSVDPAEVEALFAPGTDGGAAHAPG
- a CDS encoding exodeoxyribonuclease III, whose product is MRVASANVNGVRAAVRRGLGDWLTDRAPDVVALQEVRCAPELVPPLPGWHLSLDAGSRAGRNGVAVLSRERPSAVRTGIGNVAFADEGRYLEVDLDDAGLTVASLYLPKGDRAADGPRAEARQRRKLRFMASLARQLTGSRLAAARAGREFVVMGDFNIAHTELDLASWRTNRRSPGFLPEEREWFGSLLSPRRLVDVVRSLHPGESGPYSWWTWRGQAFANDTGWRIDYQLASPGLAARALRGGTDREPSYQARMSDHSPVLVDYAR
- a CDS encoding YajQ family cyclic di-GMP-binding protein, with the protein product MASESSFDVVSKVDRQEVDNALNQAAKEVAQRFDFKGTDAKIAWSGEAVEMQAVSEERVKAVLDVFRSKLARRKVDLKALEAGDPRPSGKLWKITAETVEGISQENAKKITKLLRDEGPKGVKSQVQGDELRVSSKSRDDLQSVQRLIQAQEYEFAVQFVNYR
- the rpmG gene encoding 50S ribosomal protein L33, with product MAKASDVRPKITLACTECKDRNYITKKNRRNDPDRLELKKFCPKCHTHTPHRETR